One part of the Mycobacterium marinum genome encodes these proteins:
- a CDS encoding alpha/beta hydrolase family protein, giving the protein MAVRPTMVSLLRVVSVVSVLSAAVWLAAGCGTGVQVNGQTPSPPVGLRQIEFVDPHGPDGPRRLAVSLFYPAEQPSPNDRPFAMPFATELSFYPNLPPRAGGSRLPLILLSHGRGSNGLFYAWLAQALASKGYLVAALNHYRANTYDSSIVYLANKLWQRPRDLSLTADFLVQDRFWGPLIDASRIGVAGHSQGGFTSLWLGGARVNPDRYLDFQRGVHSDPAIPAYLRTELPVDAGPALDVADSRIKAVFAMAPGMVKDFGMDADGLHRLRVPTYIIVGAHDAQTPPGDNAEFAAANVPGAQLNVLPGKVGHEIFLNECNQLGREQFPEACIDDPSVDRHLLHAEISSAATTFFDTQLR; this is encoded by the coding sequence ATGGCCGTGCGCCCAACGATGGTTTCGCTTCTCAGAGTCGTGTCGGTCGTTTCGGTCCTGTCGGCAGCTGTCTGGTTGGCAGCCGGTTGCGGCACCGGAGTTCAGGTCAACGGCCAAACCCCTTCGCCTCCAGTCGGTTTGCGGCAGATCGAGTTTGTCGACCCCCACGGGCCAGACGGTCCGCGCCGGCTGGCGGTCAGCCTGTTCTACCCGGCCGAGCAACCCTCGCCTAATGACCGTCCGTTCGCCATGCCGTTCGCCACCGAGCTGTCGTTCTATCCGAATCTGCCGCCGCGCGCGGGCGGATCGCGGTTACCGCTGATCCTGCTGTCCCATGGGCGCGGCAGTAACGGCCTGTTCTACGCGTGGCTGGCACAAGCGTTGGCCAGCAAGGGCTATCTAGTTGCCGCGCTGAACCATTACCGTGCCAATACCTACGATTCGTCGATCGTCTACCTCGCGAACAAGCTGTGGCAAAGGCCGCGCGACCTGAGCCTGACCGCCGACTTCTTAGTGCAGGATCGGTTTTGGGGCCCGCTCATCGACGCCTCCAGGATCGGTGTGGCGGGGCACTCTCAGGGCGGATTCACCTCGCTGTGGCTGGGCGGGGCCCGGGTCAACCCCGACCGGTACCTGGACTTCCAGCGGGGCGTGCACAGCGACCCGGCGATACCGGCGTATCTGCGCACCGAGTTGCCGGTGGACGCCGGCCCGGCGCTCGACGTCGCGGACTCTCGCATCAAGGCGGTGTTCGCGATGGCTCCCGGCATGGTCAAGGATTTCGGCATGGACGCCGACGGCCTCCATCGGCTCCGGGTGCCCACCTACATCATCGTCGGCGCACACGATGCCCAGACCCCGCCCGGCGACAACGCCGAATTCGCCGCGGCCAACGTCCCCGGCGCTCAACTGAACGTGTTGCCCGGCAAGGTTGGCCACGAGATCTTCCTCAACGAGTGCAACCAACTTGGACGCGAACAGTTCCCGGAAGCGTGTATCGACGACCCGAGCGTGGATAGGCACCTGCTGCACGCCGAAATCAGCTCCGCTGCTACGACGTTCTTCGACACGCAGCTACGTTGA
- a CDS encoding alpha/beta hydrolase family protein, giving the protein MAERVTFQSSTGPTLAGTIDVPEAAVRGWGVFAHGFTLNKDSPAAARICKQLAADGIGMLRFDALGLGDSEGGWGDGSFTVKVDDIVKACEFMTARGTPADILVGHSWGGAAVLAAARHSPGVRSVVTVAAPVDPSHVEKHYDAVVDRCLSEGSAEWMVGGRTLTLKRAFVQDVRAADLRDKIKSLRLPLLILHSPTDNTVGIGNATEIFRLARHPRSFVSLEGSDHLLTARGQAHRAARIIGAWADAYLDEP; this is encoded by the coding sequence ATGGCCGAACGTGTCACGTTCCAGAGTTCAACGGGCCCGACCCTGGCGGGAACCATCGATGTGCCCGAGGCGGCGGTGCGCGGCTGGGGGGTGTTTGCGCACGGATTCACCCTGAACAAGGACTCACCGGCGGCGGCCCGCATCTGCAAACAGCTGGCGGCCGACGGGATCGGCATGCTGCGCTTTGACGCACTCGGCCTCGGTGACTCGGAAGGCGGCTGGGGCGACGGCTCTTTCACCGTGAAGGTCGACGACATCGTCAAGGCCTGCGAGTTCATGACCGCCCGCGGAACCCCGGCCGACATCCTGGTCGGGCACTCCTGGGGTGGCGCGGCCGTGCTGGCCGCGGCCCGCCACTCACCGGGCGTGCGGTCGGTGGTCACCGTCGCGGCGCCGGTCGACCCCAGCCACGTCGAAAAGCATTACGACGCGGTCGTCGACCGCTGCCTGTCCGAGGGCAGCGCCGAATGGATGGTTGGCGGGCGCACGCTGACCCTGAAACGGGCATTCGTCCAGGACGTCCGCGCCGCCGACCTGCGCGACAAGATCAAGAGCCTGCGGCTGCCCTTGCTGATCCTGCACTCCCCCACCGACAACACCGTCGGCATCGGCAACGCGACCGAGATCTTCCGCCTGGCCCGCCACCCCCGCAGCTTCGTCTCGCTGGAGGGCTCTGACCACCTGCTCACCGCCCGCGGCCAGGCGCATCGGGCCGCCCGGATCATCGGCGCCTGGGCCGACGCCTACCTCGACGAACCATAA
- a CDS encoding ferritin-like domain-containing protein, with protein MTTRDKYTDVPTPYSWEVPSAGDARFTWEYDEGRARLLSLYQKGKDKQWDAQSRIDWGQDVDPMNAIALPDEFHPLFGSPMWNAADEARRSEMRQHFQAWQFSQFLHGEQGAMVCAAKIVEVVPDLDAKFYAATQTMDEARHVEAFSRFLQEKIGLVYPINKHLTALLDDTLRDSRWDMPYLGMQVLIEGLALAAFGVLRDMAAPESLAKQVLAYVMQDEARHVAFGRISLKDYYSALTEAEREEREEFVVDACYLMRDRFRGEEVFETLGMDVKACAEWVDTSPLMIQFRSHLFSRIVPIVKDIGLWGGKVQRAFRDMGVLDMAGSDIEALMKADEDQAEALDKAHAEMAERAIEVDQVIAAGAS; from the coding sequence ATGACCACGAGGGACAAGTACACCGACGTGCCCACACCGTACTCATGGGAGGTCCCCAGCGCCGGTGACGCGCGCTTCACCTGGGAGTACGACGAAGGGCGCGCCCGGCTCCTTTCCCTGTACCAAAAAGGGAAGGACAAGCAGTGGGACGCCCAGTCGCGCATCGACTGGGGCCAAGACGTCGACCCGATGAACGCGATCGCGCTGCCCGACGAGTTCCATCCGCTGTTCGGCAGCCCGATGTGGAACGCCGCAGACGAGGCGCGTCGATCCGAGATGCGCCAGCACTTCCAGGCGTGGCAGTTCTCGCAGTTCCTGCACGGCGAGCAGGGGGCGATGGTGTGCGCGGCCAAGATCGTCGAAGTGGTCCCGGACCTGGACGCGAAGTTCTACGCGGCCACCCAGACCATGGACGAGGCCCGCCACGTCGAAGCGTTCTCCCGGTTCCTGCAGGAGAAGATCGGCCTGGTCTACCCGATCAACAAGCACCTGACCGCCCTGCTCGACGACACCCTGCGCGACTCCCGCTGGGACATGCCCTACCTGGGCATGCAGGTCCTCATCGAGGGACTCGCCCTGGCCGCCTTCGGGGTACTGCGAGACATGGCGGCGCCGGAGTCGTTGGCCAAGCAGGTGCTGGCCTACGTCATGCAGGACGAGGCCCGCCACGTCGCCTTCGGCCGAATCTCGCTGAAGGACTACTACTCGGCGCTGACCGAGGCCGAGCGCGAGGAGCGTGAAGAATTCGTGGTCGACGCCTGCTACCTGATGCGCGACCGGTTCCGCGGCGAGGAGGTCTTCGAGACACTCGGCATGGACGTCAAAGCATGCGCCGAGTGGGTCGACACCTCGCCGCTGATGATCCAGTTCCGCTCGCACCTGTTCAGCCGCATCGTGCCCATCGTCAAGGACATCGGGCTGTGGGGCGGCAAGGTGCAGCGGGCGTTCCGGGACATGGGTGTGCTCGATATGGCCGGTTCCGACATCGAGGCGCTGATGAAGGCCGATGAAGATCAGGCCGAGGCGCTGGACAAGGCGCACGCCGAGATGGCCGAACGGGCCATCGAGGTGGACCAGGTGATCGCGGCGGGCGCAAGCTGA